The Candidatus Binataceae bacterium genome includes the window TCGCGCGCGCGAACTTAAATCACTCCGCAAGCGCGCCACCCTTCTCGGCTTCGACCTACTCGACCGCGTTACCGGTGCGGCCCGTAACCCGGTTTCCTAGGAGCGGGTTACGGGCCGCTGGCCCGGCACGTCACATCAGAAACAGTATTGATGTATAAAAACGGATAGCGGAAAGAGCCGAAGACTGAGACCGACCGATCCTTGGTGCGCTTAAGAGCCCGTCTAGGAGCGTGGTCCATGGGGTGTCGCGACAGCGACATTGGTGACAGGCCGGCATCTGCTGGCATGATCCCGTTCTGAAGAGTGTTCTCCATTTTTTTACACCCCTGTCTTCAGCTCAACACCGCCGATCGGACTGACTGAGGAGGCCAACTGCGAGCATCACCCGAAGCACCGTTAAGTGCCTGAAAACTGTTTCTCGGAAGAGCCGCAGCATTCCGGGGGCGTGTGCCCGGAGGCGTGCTATTTGGTGAGGGGAGTCAGCCGATCGGAAATTGCGCCCCGCGCTTCTTCGGCGATTTTTTTCACGATCTCCCTTGCAGGTAGGATTTCCCGCACCAGGCTCACCGACTCGCCTGCATAGAACGGCAGGCTCTCGAGATCGCCCTCGATGTATTCCGTGGGGGCGGCGACCGTGTACTTCACTAGTGGCACCTCGATTCCGCGGCCCCGCATCGTGCCGATGGGTTGACCTTCGCCGGGGCGCTTGCCCGACTCGGGGCATCCGGCAAGTTCCCACTCATCGACCACTTTGGTTCGGATCACTCGATGCGGTGCATGGGGCCATCCGACATCGAACAACGTGGTATGAACGGTCTCGGCCGCGTGTGCGGCAAGCACGCGCCGTTTAAAGATGGGATGTGCGGCAGCCTCGTGTGAGGCGAGAAACCGCGTCCCAAACACAGCTCCGTCTGCGCCGAGCGCGATAACCGCCGCGAGGCCGCGCCCGTCCGCAATGCCGCCGGCCGCGAGCATTGGTAGGTCGCCGATCGCATCGCGAACCTCGGGAATGAGCGCGAGCGTGGTGACA containing:
- a CDS encoding nitronate monooxygenase, with product MCPRRVRLMLHTRVCDLFGIDLPISNAGMGGVALAPLAAAVSEAGGIGTVALAGFSPEAMVAEISAARALTKKALGVNLLVPFLRDGTFELLADKPIDAVTLFWGNPSEVIPRAKAAGLRRVVWQCGSAAEAQAAKRAGADAIIAQGFEAGGHVRGTVTTLALIPEVRDAIGDLPMLAAGGIADGRGLAAVIALGADGAVFGTRFLASHEAAAHPIFKRRVLAAHAAETVHTTLFDVGWPHAPHRVIRTKVVDEWELAGCPESGKRPGEGQPIGTMRGRGIEVPLVKYTVAAPTEYIEGDLESLPFYAGESVSLVREILPAREIVKKIAEEARGAISDRLTPLTK